The Ahaetulla prasina isolate Xishuangbanna chromosome 14, ASM2864084v1, whole genome shotgun sequence genome includes a region encoding these proteins:
- the LOC131185031 gene encoding ectonucleotide pyrophosphatase/phosphodiesterase family member 7-like, producing the protein MKTQNILALNLILLAGVVCYPAVQKEKTAGVHKLLLISFDGFRWNYDQDVDTPHMDYLAKEGVKAKYVTPPFVTMTSPSHFTIITGRWIEDHGVIHNMMFNPETLRKYGFKETQNKTEWWDNGVLPLWITAQNQGRKTASFHYPGGNANYSGQSVTRSLAESSNHPDKNETEWRENIDIVMNWFAKEDFDFVTLYYGEPDNTGHYVGPETEARKKIIQQIDRTLGYLLTSIEKHGLKDTLNVIITSDHGMTTVKKEPEIKEILLKDSIKFKDLVKFDIVDYGGFGMILPKKGKEEEIYQKLKKAHPHLRVYKKEEFPEHFHYAKHERVLPILLYGDPGYVINGRFILYINKGDHGFDNEAMDMKTIFRAFGPDFKKGYLAEPFDSIHIYPLMCKLLGVQPELNNGSLALTEDMLSSSNLYQG; encoded by the exons ATGAAGACACAAAACATTCTGGCTCTCAATTTGATCCTTCTAGCTGGTGTGGTCTGCTATCCAGCTGTCCAGAAGGAGAAGACAGCAGGCGTCCACAAGCTCCTCCTGATTTCCTTTGATGGCTTCCGATGGAATTACGATCAGGATGTCGATACTCCACACATGGATTACTTGGCTAAAGAAGGAGTGAAAGCAAAATACGTCACACCTCCCTTTGTGACCATGACTTCGCCTTCGCATTTCACCATTATCACCG GTCGCTGGATTGAAGATCATGGAGTCATCCATAATATGATGTTCAACCCGGAAACTCTACGGAAGTACGGCTTTAAAGAAACCCAGAACAAGACCGAATGGTGGGACAACGGAGTTCTTCCCCTCTGGATCACAGCTCAAAATCAG GGGAGAAAAACTGCCTCTTTTCACTATCCAGGGGGCAACGCCAACTACAGTGGTCAGTCGGTCACGAGATCTTTGGCAGAATCCTCCAATCACCCCGACAAAAATGAGACCGAGTGGAGAGAGAACATCGACATAGTCATGAACTGGTTTGCTAAAGAAGACTTTGATTTTGTCACCCTTTATTACGGGGAACCTGACAATACTGGACATTATGTTGGCCCCGAGACCGAGGctaggaaaaaaataatccaacaaaTTGACCGAACTCTCGGCTACCTCCTCACTTCCATAGAAAAACACGGGTTGAAAGATACCCTCAATGTCATCATTACATCCGACCATGGCATGACCACCGTCAAAAAGGAACCAGAGATCAAAGAGATCTTGTTGAAAGATTCCATTAAATTCAAAGATCTTGTGAAGTTTGACATCGTTGATTACGGAGGATTTGGGATGATTTTACccaaaaaagggaaagaagaagaaatttatcagaaattaaaaaaagctcACCCACATCTGCGTGTCTACAAAAAGGAAGAGTTTCCTGAACATTTCCATTATGCCAAGCACGAACGAGTGTTGCCCATCCTGCTTTATGGGGATCCTGGTTACGTGATCAACGGG AGATTTATTCTCTACATCAACAAAGGGGACCACGGTTTCGACAACGAAGCCATGGACATGAAGACCATCTTTAGAGCTTTCGGTCCAGATTTCAAGAAGGGGTATTTAGCGGAACCTTTCGACAGCATCCATATTTATCCTTTGATGTGCAAGCTCCTAGGAGTCCAGCCAGAACTGAACAATGGCTCCTTGGCGTTGACTGAAGACATGCTGAGCTCGTCAAACCTTTATCAGGGCTAA